Proteins co-encoded in one Cupriavidus nantongensis genomic window:
- a CDS encoding ATP-binding protein, whose translation MIVKRLQSLGLHRLDLLCAYFVHELDLHTLQHAPALLMGFRSVARAPLLRDREIELDNLRRACNGLSTVAALKAAAVRYNDSALASTHRRLFRIDERSLAIKPRFDIVAPELSEALAALKAPHTPDAHDQTLAESDKPIAIHVQFGGESRRYPVHALPANLPLPRAHETSRPPQRHHLIPWTDLLAEASEMDAIDERLQSPRRGNWQQRLQSVALHSIDNNGDFNVESTLNLEGLKHLIGLPGAGKTTLLMCLLRYLGSRGLKVAVFFPSIEVCRQYLDDLRRYDVRAGLLVGQSRETRLRHAHKLAESLATGDPLRGFGTSCDSAHLFEGVCALPSLTEAPNSAFGIADSFCTRVLQNPVNDNTGKATSDGTLKRRLCPVWSLCGYTRAAADLPNANIWLGHILSADTRVPAHTTLLDERYFELIARSFDLVIFDEADRAQQDLDRGGIAELSLSGHDRSFHRQVQRSTLQPIASGQNAVLHGVEYAQLAIEIAEFEKLNVALTHAILRLTEDLRKAFDGLLMSPLRIIGDWLSPRRVSSLSDDFGADPQAQSKDALCELWESAAIQAFQLRGTRSVSVAIPADVTMRLVSAFHMSAEEASSLHSDLCQLMTNWLAESSLQELSNLVKQIARRLRDVRRVSSEAEAQQLVGLLLPVTFTILSYRRLSPKLSDMTAQGLLDPVRIDELASRSLLLATPDNILGSLSGVRFFSTPSQRDPLAHATDVQLQYVVFAGTPRLLMYRLHEWIRRPNGMFDGPAVLLTSATSYLPPSPAHHIAVPPHYVLQRVSPEREDVAPSMYEFRPIADGHVSDSPTFLRFSGERSDSVRMANLEKMAFALLDGGLTDSQLARDCDHFDVRHGIARRAAFVVNSYDQARRLKQFIDQRLPAWRGRVVAVVDDLPDVGPTEGYVTSSRVESLGDDDAWRLLIFPAGALGRGTNIVFTSGPRLRDAALGSLYFLTRPHPAPNDMSLPVSMAARATLDFDLCDDDSVSVEEIGKRLLAARRQAYRKVGRLLRRPLYARALGDLFEPFTANIAVSLLQTIGRAMRNGCPVQCFFIDRAWAERSAKGEADTETSSMLVQLRRLLERGAASEDPKEAALYRALYGAFLDPLSKTKGLKVAFAREDAHQDEPWTDNPLWVADSPIQQEAGA comes from the coding sequence GTGATCGTCAAACGTCTACAATCCCTCGGACTACATCGGCTGGACCTATTGTGCGCCTACTTCGTCCACGAGCTTGATCTGCATACGCTCCAGCACGCACCGGCGCTGCTCATGGGCTTCCGTAGTGTGGCTCGTGCACCCTTGTTGCGTGATCGGGAGATTGAACTCGACAATCTCCGTCGAGCATGCAATGGACTCTCGACGGTTGCCGCACTGAAGGCCGCTGCGGTGCGGTACAACGATTCCGCCCTAGCCTCGACGCATCGCCGTCTATTTCGCATCGATGAGCGCTCTCTGGCCATCAAGCCGAGATTCGACATCGTTGCGCCGGAGCTCAGCGAGGCACTGGCAGCACTAAAGGCGCCTCACACGCCCGATGCACATGATCAGACGTTGGCGGAATCCGACAAGCCGATCGCCATTCACGTCCAATTTGGCGGTGAATCGCGCCGCTATCCGGTTCATGCATTGCCCGCGAACTTGCCGTTACCTCGCGCTCATGAAACCAGCCGACCACCGCAGCGGCACCATTTGATTCCGTGGACTGACTTGCTGGCGGAAGCAAGTGAAATGGACGCCATTGACGAACGACTCCAATCACCGAGGCGTGGCAACTGGCAGCAACGTCTGCAGTCCGTTGCGCTGCATAGCATCGACAACAACGGCGACTTCAACGTCGAATCGACGTTGAACCTAGAAGGTCTGAAGCACCTGATAGGGTTACCAGGGGCAGGAAAAACAACGCTTCTCATGTGTTTGCTGCGCTATCTCGGCAGCCGGGGACTCAAGGTTGCAGTCTTCTTTCCATCCATCGAGGTATGCCGCCAGTATCTCGATGACTTGCGTCGATACGATGTCCGTGCTGGCCTGCTAGTCGGGCAGTCACGCGAAACGCGACTTCGACATGCTCACAAGCTTGCTGAATCACTGGCAACAGGCGACCCCCTCCGTGGTTTCGGAACGTCCTGCGACAGTGCTCATCTGTTTGAAGGCGTCTGCGCTCTGCCGTCCCTCACCGAAGCACCAAATTCTGCCTTTGGCATCGCCGACTCCTTTTGCACCAGGGTTCTGCAGAATCCCGTCAACGACAACACTGGCAAAGCGACCAGCGATGGCACACTGAAGCGCAGGCTATGCCCTGTTTGGTCCCTGTGCGGGTACACACGCGCCGCCGCAGACTTGCCAAACGCAAATATTTGGTTAGGACACATCTTGTCCGCGGATACCCGCGTCCCAGCTCATACGACACTTCTCGATGAGCGCTACTTCGAGCTGATTGCACGATCCTTTGACCTCGTGATCTTCGATGAGGCAGACCGAGCGCAACAGGATCTCGATCGAGGTGGTATTGCGGAACTTAGTCTTTCAGGCCACGACCGTTCATTTCATCGACAAGTTCAACGAAGTACACTACAGCCCATCGCATCCGGACAAAACGCGGTCTTACATGGAGTCGAGTATGCCCAACTGGCAATCGAGATCGCAGAGTTCGAGAAACTGAACGTCGCGTTGACACATGCCATCCTGCGCCTAACGGAAGATCTGCGCAAGGCGTTCGACGGGTTGCTGATGTCCCCCTTACGAATTATTGGCGACTGGCTCTCTCCTAGGCGAGTCAGTTCGTTGAGCGACGACTTTGGAGCGGATCCGCAGGCGCAGTCAAAGGATGCGCTGTGTGAGTTGTGGGAGAGTGCCGCGATTCAAGCATTCCAACTGCGAGGTACGAGATCCGTAAGCGTCGCGATTCCCGCTGATGTGACAATGCGCTTGGTTAGCGCCTTTCACATGTCCGCGGAAGAGGCATCAAGCCTGCACAGCGATCTCTGCCAGTTGATGACCAACTGGCTCGCCGAGTCAAGCCTGCAGGAACTATCCAACCTCGTCAAACAAATTGCTCGACGCTTACGTGATGTTCGGCGAGTGTCGAGTGAGGCAGAGGCGCAGCAATTGGTTGGGCTGCTGCTGCCAGTCACGTTCACGATCCTGAGCTATCGTCGCCTTTCCCCAAAGCTCAGCGACATGACAGCACAGGGCTTGCTTGATCCTGTCCGCATCGACGAACTCGCATCGCGATCCTTGCTGCTGGCAACACCCGACAATATCTTGGGCAGTTTGAGTGGGGTTCGCTTCTTCTCGACGCCCTCTCAACGCGACCCTTTGGCGCATGCCACAGACGTACAACTACAGTATGTCGTGTTCGCTGGTACACCTCGACTGCTAATGTACCGGCTACATGAGTGGATTCGGCGACCGAATGGCATGTTCGATGGTCCCGCGGTACTGCTTACCAGCGCGACGAGTTACCTACCGCCCAGCCCCGCTCACCATATCGCTGTGCCCCCCCACTACGTCCTGCAGCGCGTTTCACCTGAGCGTGAGGACGTCGCCCCCTCAATGTACGAGTTTCGTCCCATCGCGGATGGACATGTCTCAGATTCGCCCACCTTCCTGCGCTTCAGCGGCGAAAGATCGGACAGCGTGCGCATGGCGAACCTTGAGAAAATGGCCTTCGCATTGTTAGACGGGGGACTAACGGACTCTCAACTCGCCCGCGATTGCGACCACTTTGACGTGCGCCATGGCATAGCACGGCGCGCCGCATTCGTTGTCAACAGCTATGATCAAGCTCGCCGATTGAAGCAGTTTATTGATCAGCGGCTACCCGCATGGCGCGGCCGCGTTGTTGCGGTTGTGGATGACTTACCTGACGTTGGACCAACCGAAGGGTATGTGACGTCGTCTCGCGTCGAAAGTTTGGGCGATGATGATGCATGGAGGTTGCTCATATTTCCCGCCGGCGCGCTGGGTCGCGGCACAAATATTGTCTTCACATCCGGTCCGCGTCTGCGCGATGCGGCTCTCGGGTCGCTGTACTTTTTGACGCGTCCACACCCTGCGCCCAATGACATGAGCCTGCCTGTAAGCATGGCGGCACGCGCCACGCTCGACTTCGATCTTTGCGACGATGACTCCGTGTCCGTCGAAGAGATCGGTAAGCGCTTGCTGGCTGCACGCCGGCAAGCCTATCGAAAGGTTGGCAGGCTGCTGCGGCGCCCCCTATACGCACGTGCACTGGGCGACCTGTTTGAGCCTTTCACAGCAAATATCGCTGTCTCACTGTTACAGACGATTGGCCGTGCGATGCGCAATGGCTGCCCTGTTCAGTGCTTCTTCATTGATCGCGCATGGGCGGAGCGCTCGGCCAAGGGCGAAGCGGATACGGAGACCAGCAGCATGCTCGTTCAACTTCGCCGGCTGCTCGAGCGTGGTGCGGCGTCTGAGGACCCCAAGGAAGCTGCGCTATACCGAGCTCTCTACGGCGCTTTCCTTGATCCGTTATCGAAGACCAAGGGCCTGAAAGTTGCCTTCGCGCGAGAAGACGCTCACCAGGATGAGCCTTGGACGGATAACCCCCTGTGGGTTGCAGACTCTCCCATCCAACAAGAGGCAGGAGCATGA
- the istB gene encoding IS21-like element helper ATPase IstB yields MNTPENLQSRANALRLHGLLAHWPEVADAGWVAPLLQWEEEERSRRSLERRIRDARLGNFKPLCDFDWAWPTRCDRAAVEELMSLEFVKDSANVVLIGPNGVGKSTLALNLAYQALVQGHTALFTTAGQMLGELAALDSDSALRRRLHRYASPDVLVIDEVGYLSYSNRHADLLFELISRRYGATSTVVTTNRPFAEWSEVFPNAACVVSLVDRLVHRAEVIAIEGESYRVKEARERADQRAKKRSVARAEKKPS; encoded by the coding sequence ATGAACACGCCTGAGAACCTGCAAAGCCGTGCGAACGCCTTGCGCCTGCATGGGCTACTGGCACACTGGCCGGAGGTCGCCGACGCCGGCTGGGTGGCGCCGCTGCTGCAATGGGAAGAAGAGGAGCGCTCGCGCCGCTCGCTGGAGCGACGCATCCGGGATGCCCGACTGGGCAACTTCAAGCCCTTGTGCGACTTCGACTGGGCCTGGCCGACGCGCTGCGACCGGGCCGCCGTCGAAGAATTGATGTCGCTGGAGTTCGTCAAGGACTCGGCCAACGTCGTGCTGATCGGCCCGAACGGCGTCGGCAAATCGACCCTGGCGCTGAATCTGGCCTATCAGGCGCTCGTCCAAGGGCACACAGCGCTGTTCACCACCGCCGGCCAGATGCTCGGCGAGCTGGCCGCCCTCGACAGCGATTCGGCCTTGCGTCGACGCCTGCACCGCTATGCCTCGCCGGACGTTCTGGTCATCGACGAGGTCGGCTACCTGTCGTACTCGAACCGACATGCCGATCTGCTGTTCGAGCTCATCAGTCGCCGATATGGCGCCACCAGTACGGTGGTTACAACAAACAGACCATTCGCCGAATGGTCGGAGGTGTTCCCGAACGCCGCCTGCGTCGTCTCGCTGGTTGACCGACTGGTGCATCGTGCCGAAGTCATCGCGATCGAGGGCGAGTCGTATCGCGTCAAGGAAGCGCGTGAGCGGGCCGATCAGCGAGCAAAGAAACGCAGCGTGGCCCGGGCGGAGAAAAAGCCATCATGA
- a CDS encoding FAD-dependent oxidoreductase: protein MTSLWAATSTLPHRAALTGRIQVEVIVVGAGIVGLTTALILAQQGRSVAVIDAHRIGRGATGGSTGNLYATVADGLAALVKKWDAQTARAVVASRTEAIAWIEQQTTVRHSDCAFRRCPMFQYAISEQAEGRLQDELDAARLAGMAVDWTDHVPKPLPVPYGRVLVLPGQAQFHPLRYMHALAAHAEQCGVQVYEHSPAMELDAGSGVVRTPAGRLVGRHIVLATHTPIGFHFIQAGMQVRREYGLAFRLGGDVLAPGIFWALGMPRLSVRSFETDGQRYLLCIGEHHETGRHDAAAALARLIAEAQTALQLGEPAWRWSAQHYHSPDELPYIGQDSAGFYVATGFSTDGLVYGTLAGRLIADQINGRENRWSELYRVRRFHPGRAGSDMFKANTGVAKEFFHDYVTYRSAKPAQALAPGQGAIVRLGHERVAAYRDAAGALHVVSAVCTHMKCMVHWNAVERSWDCPCHGSRYSPDGQVLEGPALSPLRNQLVLLQNHEVGECHTTETASNDTRGRPAMSARQSDDEGARRNASDAASDRDSQ from the coding sequence ATGACATCACTGTGGGCGGCGACTTCTACATTGCCGCACCGGGCGGCGCTGACCGGCCGGATTCAGGTTGAGGTCATCGTGGTCGGCGCGGGCATTGTCGGCCTGACTACCGCGCTGATTTTGGCCCAGCAAGGGCGTTCGGTGGCTGTCATTGATGCGCATCGCATTGGGCGCGGCGCTACGGGCGGTTCGACAGGCAATCTCTATGCAACGGTCGCTGACGGTCTTGCGGCCCTTGTCAAGAAATGGGATGCCCAGACAGCGCGAGCAGTGGTGGCTTCACGCACTGAAGCCATCGCCTGGATCGAGCAGCAAACCACTGTCAGGCATTCAGACTGCGCGTTTCGGCGCTGCCCGATGTTCCAATACGCGATTAGTGAGCAAGCAGAAGGGCGACTTCAGGACGAGTTGGACGCGGCGAGATTGGCGGGCATGGCCGTTGACTGGACTGACCACGTGCCAAAGCCGCTACCTGTACCTTACGGGCGGGTTCTGGTGTTGCCCGGGCAAGCCCAATTCCATCCACTGCGCTACATGCATGCCCTGGCCGCGCACGCCGAGCAATGTGGAGTGCAGGTCTACGAGCACAGTCCAGCCATGGAGCTGGATGCGGGGTCAGGGGTCGTGCGGACCCCCGCTGGCAGGCTGGTCGGTCGCCACATCGTGCTGGCGACGCATACTCCCATTGGGTTTCATTTTATCCAGGCGGGCATGCAAGTTCGCCGCGAGTATGGCCTCGCCTTTCGGCTTGGGGGAGATGTTCTAGCGCCAGGCATATTCTGGGCCTTGGGCATGCCGCGTTTATCCGTGCGTTCATTCGAAACCGACGGCCAGCGGTATTTGCTTTGCATTGGTGAACATCACGAAACGGGTCGTCATGATGCCGCCGCGGCTCTGGCGCGATTGATCGCCGAAGCGCAGACCGCCTTGCAGTTAGGCGAGCCGGCCTGGCGGTGGTCGGCGCAACACTATCACTCGCCCGACGAATTGCCCTATATCGGTCAGGACAGTGCTGGCTTCTATGTCGCCACGGGCTTCTCTACCGACGGCCTTGTGTACGGCACGCTGGCCGGTCGACTGATTGCTGACCAAATCAATGGGCGTGAGAATCGTTGGAGCGAATTGTATCGCGTGCGTCGGTTTCATCCTGGGCGGGCAGGGTCGGACATGTTCAAGGCGAACACCGGCGTTGCCAAGGAGTTCTTCCACGACTATGTGACGTACCGCAGCGCCAAGCCGGCGCAGGCGCTGGCGCCGGGGCAAGGGGCGATCGTGCGGCTGGGGCACGAACGGGTGGCGGCCTATCGCGACGCAGCCGGCGCGCTTCACGTGGTATCGGCAGTTTGCACCCACATGAAGTGCATGGTGCACTGGAATGCCGTCGAACGCAGTTGGGATTGTCCATGTCATGGCAGCCGGTACTCCCCCGATGGCCAAGTGCTAGAAGGCCCGGCGCTGTCCCCGCTGCGCAATCAACTGGTCCTCCTTCAAAACCACGAAGTCGGGGAGTGCCATACAACCGAGACGGCGTCAAATGACACGCGCGGGCGTCCCGCTATGTCAGCACGCCAGTCCGATGACGAAGGTGCGCGGCGTAACGCTTCCGACGCGGCCAGCGACAGAGACTCGCAATGA
- a CDS encoding ATP-binding protein — protein sequence MSEKNVDSLRSRLQTGTHPLLAHETNSPLWTPPIRHAYAACKLCILQRRSFYISEDKGEGKTSFLRALREQLPNDFEDCFAIIFYAAANRHANSIRAYFIEFLRSIDHPTLTGETARLKARVVDKLEVLASMTLWKMVVLLLDEAQAFLPEDFGFLKDIQNELEKKGISLTVVTCGEEPLMKNMLTTMIEKGPAGACADRFGLHRVRLRGYGKDSLREVLRAVDSKIWPPGSGCTWTRYFFPKAFSNGFRFENHVDDLWAAFTEFGQIRKKEIEDENGHREEECLLSRRIFEALPYLAVRVADDDFDHGYLKKRFWTAAAAHAVGKLDD from the coding sequence ATGTCTGAAAAGAATGTCGATAGTCTCCGTAGCCGTCTGCAAACCGGTACACATCCGCTTCTCGCGCACGAGACCAATAGTCCCTTGTGGACGCCGCCGATAAGACACGCGTATGCCGCATGCAAGCTATGCATATTGCAGCGTCGAAGCTTCTACATCTCCGAGGATAAGGGGGAAGGGAAAACGTCATTTCTGCGGGCTTTGCGTGAACAGTTGCCAAACGACTTTGAAGATTGCTTTGCAATCATATTCTATGCAGCAGCAAACAGACACGCAAATTCGATTCGTGCATATTTCATCGAATTCCTGCGATCGATAGATCATCCTACTCTCACCGGAGAGACTGCTAGGCTCAAAGCGCGAGTCGTCGATAAGTTGGAGGTGTTGGCTAGCATGACGCTGTGGAAAATGGTGGTCTTGCTTCTCGATGAAGCTCAGGCATTTCTACCCGAGGACTTTGGATTTCTAAAAGATATACAAAATGAACTGGAAAAAAAGGGGATATCGTTGACCGTGGTGACCTGTGGCGAGGAACCCCTTATGAAGAATATGCTGACAACCATGATAGAGAAAGGACCTGCCGGTGCGTGTGCCGATAGGTTCGGTCTTCATAGAGTGCGACTGCGCGGCTACGGCAAGGATTCCCTGCGAGAGGTGCTTCGCGCTGTCGATTCCAAGATCTGGCCGCCGGGCTCCGGATGCACGTGGACTCGATATTTTTTTCCCAAAGCGTTTTCAAACGGATTTCGGTTCGAGAATCACGTGGACGACCTCTGGGCAGCATTCACGGAGTTTGGTCAAATTAGAAAGAAGGAAATAGAAGACGAAAATGGCCATAGAGAGGAGGAATGCCTGCTAAGCCGTCGAATTTTCGAAGCGCTGCCATATTTGGCTGTTCGTGTTGCGGACGACGACTTTGACCACGGGTACTTGAAGAAGAGATTTTGGACTGCGGCGGCAGCGCATGCTGTCGGTAAGTTAGACGACTAG
- the istA gene encoding IS21 family transposase, translating into MTIGVELEAQILRYYHVEKWRAGTIARQLHVHRDTVQRVLAQAGLPRIGSVQRPSQIDAYLPFIHETLKKFPSLTASRLYAMVTERGYRGSQHHFRHMIALHRPRPQPEAYLRLRTLPGEQGQVDWGHFGHLQIGRARRPLMAFVMVLSWSRQIYLRFYLDARMDSFLAGHAGAFEAWSGLPRVLLYDNLKSAVLERQGDAIRFHPTLLAFAAHHRYEPRPVAVARGNEKGRVERAIRYVRESFFAGRTVTDLDELNAQAAHWCAGLAADRPCREEPTISVREAFSREQPSLLALPENPYPCELQLAVKVGKTPYVRFDLNDYTIPHTHVRRTLTVRASPRQVRILDGTELLATHERSYDRGAQIEIAAHINALVERKREARHHRGLDHLARAAPASQALLQRAAERGGNLGNITTHLLRLLDRYGAAELQAAIEEILASDAAPHQNPVRLALERRREARQAPPPVGIHLPEHVRHKDKLVIPHRLDIYDQLTGDANEHA; encoded by the coding sequence ATGACCATTGGAGTAGAACTTGAAGCCCAGATCCTGCGTTACTACCACGTCGAGAAATGGCGCGCCGGCACCATCGCGCGCCAGTTGCATGTGCACCGCGACACCGTCCAGCGTGTGCTGGCGCAGGCCGGCCTGCCCAGGATTGGCAGCGTGCAGCGGCCGTCGCAGATCGACGCCTACCTGCCATTCATCCATGAGACGTTGAAGAAGTTCCCGTCGCTCACGGCCAGCCGCCTGTATGCGATGGTGACCGAACGCGGCTACCGCGGGAGCCAGCACCACTTCCGGCACATGATCGCGCTGCACCGGCCGCGCCCACAGCCGGAAGCCTATCTGCGTCTGCGTACCTTGCCGGGCGAACAAGGGCAAGTCGATTGGGGTCACTTCGGCCATCTGCAGATCGGCCGCGCACGCCGGCCGCTGATGGCCTTCGTGATGGTGCTGTCATGGTCGCGGCAGATCTATCTGCGCTTCTACCTTGATGCACGCATGGACAGCTTCCTGGCCGGCCATGCCGGTGCCTTCGAAGCCTGGTCCGGCCTTCCCAGGGTCCTGCTCTACGACAACCTGAAGAGTGCCGTGCTGGAACGCCAGGGCGATGCGATCCGTTTCCATCCGACACTGCTCGCGTTCGCGGCGCATCACCGCTACGAGCCCCGGCCGGTTGCCGTCGCCCGTGGCAACGAGAAGGGGCGCGTCGAGCGCGCCATCCGCTATGTACGCGAGAGCTTCTTCGCCGGACGCACCGTGACCGACCTCGATGAGCTCAACGCCCAAGCCGCCCATTGGTGTGCGGGACTTGCGGCCGATCGTCCCTGCCGGGAAGAACCGACGATCAGCGTACGCGAGGCGTTCTCCCGCGAGCAGCCCAGCCTGCTCGCCTTGCCGGAGAATCCCTATCCATGCGAACTGCAACTGGCTGTCAAGGTCGGCAAGACACCGTATGTGCGCTTCGATCTGAATGACTACACGATCCCGCATACGCATGTGCGACGCACGCTCACGGTGCGGGCCAGTCCCCGGCAGGTACGCATCCTCGATGGCACGGAACTGCTCGCCACTCATGAGCGCAGTTACGATCGCGGCGCGCAGATAGAGATTGCCGCGCACATCAATGCCTTGGTCGAACGCAAACGCGAAGCCCGCCACCATCGCGGACTTGACCATCTGGCTCGGGCGGCGCCGGCCAGCCAGGCGCTGCTGCAGCGCGCAGCGGAACGGGGCGGCAATCTGGGCAACATCACCACCCACCTGCTGCGGCTGCTCGACCGCTATGGCGCCGCTGAATTGCAAGCGGCGATCGAGGAAATCCTCGCCAGCGATGCGGCGCCTCACCAGAATCCGGTGCGCCTGGCGCTGGAGCGCCGGCGCGAGGCGCGCCAGGCACCGCCGCCCGTGGGTATCCATCTACCTGAACACGTCCGGCACAAGGACAAGCTGGTGATACCCCACCGCCTCGACATCTACGATCAGCTCACGGGAGATGCCAATGAACACGCCTGA
- a CDS encoding helix-turn-helix domain-containing protein, translating to MKTGARRSLIPAALQDIEAWPDIDVSQLDENGRRGVARKKEAIALYMAGYSFRDIAAQTLISDDNLRRIIKRCLVVAPDRRIFGFRALHPGLHVVAYTRTKPVVSNFVLGTSCSSGFAGALGQLFLRFPWLRKRVEKQFLGQNDDGEYVEARKSIANIHKEFFEELKGQLKPGEWPLNTENHGYSALQKYLHSRLKTSPTAYIRERSGEDAAWRLRIGRGHPRLIQAWMPFSILELDYVRQDAPGYIEFEDRYGHLHRLLVARWYVGLLADECSGGIGGYHVAYEAEPSSDTALQTVLSSLMPAAQDDDAPLMRDVVPEQASLLSNLIPLCARQGCCLLKVDNGWANVANDFVNNVIDVLGCAVEFGVPRAWWLRPFIERLNGKLAERGLHRLRCTYGSGPHDPRRREPEKEAARYTLRDRDLTAILDAVIAEHNTVFTPEKLFRSTIRDTLEGFAMRPELDWVPQPLPNASEPELRLLMHKVVASVRGSVKKGMRPYVQFDRCRYTNERLSSDFTLIGQKVELQVQRMDIRKAWAVVLSTGQDLGQLNPDARWADWKYSILARRLMNRKALASPAERDPQTVHETIRARRQALIDQKPKKRSKREALEIAKLQRQIAYDPAEKPTTSSAEHRSRDLRGVFTGFRNTRRDDDV from the coding sequence ATGAAAACAGGTGCGAGACGTTCCTTGATTCCTGCGGCATTGCAGGATATTGAAGCTTGGCCAGATATCGATGTGTCTCAACTCGATGAAAATGGGCGTCGTGGAGTAGCGCGCAAAAAAGAAGCAATCGCCCTCTACATGGCAGGATACAGTTTCCGAGACATTGCAGCACAAACGCTGATCTCAGATGATAATTTACGTCGCATCATCAAACGTTGCCTCGTCGTCGCTCCGGATAGGCGGATCTTTGGTTTTCGTGCGCTTCATCCCGGGCTTCACGTGGTGGCATACACGCGCACTAAACCGGTGGTGAGTAATTTCGTATTGGGCACAAGTTGCTCAAGCGGATTCGCTGGTGCACTCGGGCAGCTGTTTCTCCGGTTTCCCTGGCTACGTAAGCGAGTCGAAAAACAGTTTCTGGGTCAGAATGATGATGGCGAGTATGTCGAAGCCAGGAAGTCAATTGCCAACATTCACAAGGAGTTCTTTGAGGAATTGAAAGGACAGCTCAAGCCGGGTGAGTGGCCGTTGAATACGGAGAATCACGGATACTCTGCGCTGCAGAAATATTTGCACTCGCGGTTGAAAACCAGTCCTACCGCATACATCCGGGAGCGCAGTGGGGAGGACGCCGCGTGGCGCTTGAGGATCGGGAGAGGGCATCCACGCTTGATCCAAGCGTGGATGCCATTTTCGATCTTGGAATTAGATTATGTCCGGCAGGATGCGCCCGGGTACATCGAGTTCGAGGACCGCTATGGCCACCTACATAGATTGCTTGTCGCTCGTTGGTATGTCGGGTTGTTGGCCGACGAGTGCAGTGGGGGCATAGGCGGCTATCACGTCGCTTATGAGGCCGAGCCGTCGTCCGATACGGCCCTCCAGACTGTCCTTAGTTCGTTGATGCCGGCAGCACAGGACGACGACGCACCACTGATGCGCGATGTTGTACCTGAACAGGCTTCGCTCCTGTCGAATCTGATTCCCCTATGCGCCCGCCAGGGGTGTTGCTTACTTAAAGTCGACAATGGGTGGGCGAACGTTGCCAATGACTTTGTGAACAATGTCATCGATGTACTGGGTTGCGCTGTCGAGTTCGGCGTCCCACGTGCCTGGTGGCTTCGCCCCTTCATTGAACGACTCAATGGAAAGCTCGCTGAACGGGGCCTCCATCGACTTCGGTGTACCTATGGCAGTGGGCCGCATGACCCGCGGCGCCGCGAGCCAGAGAAGGAGGCAGCACGGTACACGCTGCGTGACAGGGATCTTACGGCAATCCTCGATGCCGTCATCGCAGAACATAACACGGTATTTACGCCGGAAAAACTCTTCCGAAGCACGATTCGCGACACCTTGGAAGGTTTTGCGATGCGGCCGGAACTCGATTGGGTACCACAGCCTTTGCCAAACGCGAGCGAGCCAGAATTACGACTACTGATGCATAAGGTGGTGGCCAGTGTCCGTGGTTCAGTGAAGAAGGGCATGCGGCCCTACGTTCAATTTGATCGATGCCGCTATACAAATGAGCGACTTTCCTCTGACTTCACGTTGATTGGACAGAAAGTGGAGCTTCAAGTCCAGCGGATGGACATTCGCAAAGCATGGGCCGTCGTTCTCAGTACTGGGCAGGACCTCGGGCAATTAAATCCGGACGCCCGCTGGGCTGACTGGAAGTACTCGATTCTGGCTCGCCGACTCATGAATCGTAAAGCCTTAGCGAGTCCGGCCGAACGAGACCCTCAGACTGTGCATGAAACTATTAGGGCGAGGCGTCAAGCACTCATCGACCAGAAGCCAAAAAAGCGAAGCAAACGCGAAGCTTTGGAAATCGCCAAACTACAGCGGCAGATCGCGTACGACCCAGCGGAGAAGCCAACCACGTCATCTGCTGAGCATCGCAGCAGGGACCTCCGGGGAGTGTTCACGGGATTCCGCAACACAAGGAGAGATGATGATGTCTGA
- a CDS encoding DUF305 domain-containing protein, with protein sequence MLILQPKLHTNRRLVVAACLLLTGISSGLAQHASGEHGQSAVPGGSAAQEIHGSMAPGMDKMLAMQPSGNVDKDFATMMKMHHQMAIDMAKTELAKGDSKEMKALAKQIIKDAQRDIGKFDRWLDQGKTPG encoded by the coding sequence ATGCTGATCCTACAACCCAAACTGCATACGAATCGCCGGCTTGTTGTGGCGGCTTGCCTTTTGCTGACGGGCATCTCATCCGGCCTTGCGCAACATGCTTCCGGTGAACACGGTCAAAGCGCCGTGCCAGGCGGCTCCGCCGCACAAGAGATTCACGGCTCGATGGCGCCAGGCATGGACAAAATGTTGGCGATGCAACCGTCAGGCAACGTTGACAAGGATTTTGCCACGATGATGAAGATGCACCACCAGATGGCGATCGACATGGCCAAGACTGAACTGGCAAAAGGCGACTCGAAAGAAATGAAAGCCTTGGCGAAACAGATCATCAAGGATGCACAACGCGATATCGGCAAGTTCGATCGCTGGTTAGACCAAGGCAAGACACCCGGGTGA